One Orcinus orca chromosome 8, mOrcOrc1.1, whole genome shotgun sequence genomic window, GAGAGAGCCCTGTGCCCCTCTTCTCCGTCAGGAAGACGAAGCAGCTCAAGAGCGAGATCTATGACCCCTTCAACCCCACGGGCTCTGACTCCAGCTCGGCCAGCAGCAGCCCCGAGCACCCGGGCTCTGGCCTCCTGCCCTCTGAGATCACGCGCACCATCTCCATTGACAGCCCCAAGGCCCCCGTGCTGCCGCCCGTGCGCTGCGTCACCTCCTACACGGTGCAGACCGGGATGGGGAAGGAGCCCGAGCCCCCCCAGGGGCCCTGCAGCCTGCCCGAGCTCCAGGGCGAGGAGGAGCCCGTGGCACAAGCACAGAGGCCGTCCCCACCAGAGCCCTGGGGGGACGAGGACCCACCACCCCGCATCTCCTTTGGCTCAGAGGGGCGGACGGTGACTTGTGTGACTGCGGTGGAGCCGGACGCCCCACCCAGTCCGGACGCCCTGCCCGCGACCACCCACAGGGTCGTGGAGCTGCGGTCCCCCACCCGTTCCCGCTCCAGGTCCAGCTCCCGCGGTGGGAAGAAAGCCCAGAGGCCGAGGGTCGCCACCAGGGAGCACCGAAGGGCCCGCTCAGGGTCCCGCTCGTCGCACTCGGGGGACAGGAGCTCGCGGTCTGCGTCGCCACCGGCAGGTGAGGACCAGGCCAAGAGGCACCGGCCCAAGGCCCGGGATCGGAGGTCTTCCAGCGACCGCTCCAGCAGCCGCGAGCGCACCAAGCGGAGGAAGGCCAAGGACAAgagcagggagagaaggaggggctcCTGGGGCCGAGGCCGGCGGAGGTCCCGCTCCCGCTCCGGCAGCCCCGGCAGCTCCTCCCACGAGCATCGCGagggcaggaggaagaagaggcgGAGGTCGGGGTCCCGGTCTCGGGGGAGGGAGTGCTCACCCCACAGCAGCCTGGAGAGAGCCCGGaggcccaggcacccctgggagaggagggagcGGCCCGACAGGGAGAGTGCCGCGCGGCTCCGAGACAGGCgaggctcctgggagaggagGCGGCGTAGGTCCAGGTCACCCAGCCCCGAGCACAGGCCCCGGGAGCACCGGCGGCCTCGGTCCCGTGAGAAGCGCCCACGGCCCCGCCCCCCGGAGAGGAAGTTGGCTCCGAAAGAGGCTTCTCCGGCACCCCTTCCCCAGGGGGAGCCCAGGCCGGACAGGGAGCCCCCGGCCAGGCCCCTGGCCTTGGCAGGAACAGACGCCTTGCTGGAGGGGTCCGAGGCCGACAAGCCCCCCACAAAGGTCCCCCCAGTCCTGGAGGTGCCAGCCGAGTACCCCCTTGAGGATCTGGATTACGGTGACTCCGTGGAGGCGGGGCACCTCTTCGAGGACTTTTCGAACGAAGCCATCTTCATGCAGCTTGATGACATGAGCTCCCCGCCCTCCCCGGAGAGCACGGACTCCTCCCCAGAGCGAGGCCTCTTGCCCAAGCCCACTGGGCCCCCGGCTGGCCAGCAGCATGACGCTGGCCTGGCCGTGGCCATCATCCGCAGGGAGGTGTCTCGGATCCACGGTGAAGATGTGGCGCAGCCCCTGCCCAGGATGGAGGGCCCTCGAGAGGAGCACTTGCTCCAGCAGGACGCGGCCGAGGCAGCCACAGCTCCCTGCGCTCTGGGAGGCCAAGCCATGGGCGGGGCGCCTGCGGGGAAGGAGGAGGGTCCCTCTCAGAACCCCCTGCTGCGGGTTAAGGCGCTGGTGAAGAGAGTCACCTGGGACCTCCAGGAGGTGGAGAGCGGTGCCCCGGCTGAGGACAGAGGCCTGCGTGAGTAGGCGCTTGGGCGGGGTGGGGCAATGGGGTGGGATACGAGGATGGCTCAGAGCGACCACCACGGAGTCTTCTCCCtggatggctcacgggcctcctTGGTCATGCAGGGAGATGGCCACGGCCTGACCTGTGGTCCTTGCTGCTGGGATgcttttctggaattttccagcCAGGAAACAGCCTTCTGGCGTGGCCACAGAGCACCCACCCCCCTGTGTTGGCCCTCAGGGACGCCGCTTCACAGGCCGCAGAAGCCCCGGGAAACCGAGGACGCGGGCCCCGTGGCTGCGTTCCAGCAGGCTCCCTTCTCTGAGCCCCCTCCCCCTGGTTATGTGCTTCCAGAGCCTGGCTTTCCTGATGCTGACCCTTCTCAGGTGGGCGCCTGGCCTGCAGGGATGTGGCGTTGGGCTCAGGCCACTCAAGCTGGGCCGGGTTGGGGCTGAGGGCCTCATGCACCAGCCCCTTTCTGCCGGGGCTTTTAGTGGTtcgggagtgggggttgggagcACGTTGCCTTGGGCACTGGGGCACCGAGCTCTGCAGGGGCTAAGCGGGCTGTGCTCTCGCCCAGGTACAGAGCCTgaacctgccccccaccccggctcTGCCTTCGAGTGTCCCACCATACGCACCTGTCAGCCAGCCCGCGGTCCAGTTCCTCTTGCAGGGGAGCCTGCCCCTGATGGGCTGCGGGGTGGCCCAGAGCCCGGCCCCGGTGCCCACCGTCCTGACTGCAGCCTCAGAGCCGGCTGGTCATGCTGCCACTGTGACCACCGCCGCTGCCAACAGCTCCGAGGAGAGAACAGCTGCTCCCAGGCCAGCCTCGGAGAAGACCAAGAACGAGGAGGTGAGTCCCGCCCCTCCTTCCTCCAGGGACTGGcgcaggtgggtgggtgggtgggtgggaagccAGGGGCCAGTGGTCTCACAAGTGTCCTCCCCCCTAGTACATGAAGAAGCTGCACGTGCAGGAGCGGGCTGTGGAGGAGGTGAAGCTGGCCATCAAGCCCTTCTACCAGAAGAGGGAGGTGACAAAGGACGAGTACAAGGACATTCTGCGCAAGGCCGTGCAGAAGGTGGGTGTGGGGTCCGTGAGCCCAGAGAGAGGGGCTCCGGCCCCAGGGTCGCTCGGCCACATCCTGGGCGCAGCTTCAGGCCAGTTGTAGCCACGCCTCATTGATGCTTCGGGGGTATAAAATGCTGGTGTTTGTGAGGGGCTTACGACTGTGTCCTCGTGACTTTAGTTAAAGAGGCTAAATGACACAAGATGTTTAACCCAGCTCATGGGTAGGAAGTGAGACCCTGAGAGATGGACATGAGAGATGGACATGCCAGCTGATCTCAGTGGGACCCTCAGCAGCCCTTAAGGGGGGCAGAGCAGGCAGGCGCACGTCAGGCTGCCTGCTGTCCCTCATGGCGTGCTCCCCAGCGCTCCATCCCCATGATCCCTGACCACGCGGGTTTGCAGGGACATCCGGGTAACTGTGCCCCACTCCCCCAGATCTGCCACAGCAAGAGTGGGGAGATCAACCCCGTGAAGGTGGGCAACCTGGTGAAGGCCTACGTGGACAAGTACAGGCATATGCGCAGACACCGGCGGGCCGAGGCCGGTGAGGAGCCGCCTGCCCAGGGTGCCGAGGGCTGAGGCTTGCCCGGGGCCCTTCTGGCTGGAGTAGCCGAAGCAGAAAACTCCGGGCCACTTGCCCTCCCGTTTCCAGGGTTCCTGTGATCGCACGTGGTCTGTGCACCTGTCTTGCTCACAGTTTAAAACTGgacttttatatgtatattatagacACACACTGTTCCCATTGTGTTCTAATTTATCAAAAACGGATTATCTTTAGAAATGTCTTGATTGGCTCAGTACTTGAAAGGCGAAGCCTTTGGTGATGAGAAACCAAAGGCGGGCGGGCAGGTGGCGCTTCTCCCACGGGCAACCATCTGGTCCCAGGATTCCCTCGTCTGCTCGTTGTGTTTTATAAGTAATCGCTCGGGTTTTCACTTAGGTCCGCCACCTCCCAGGCACAGCAGTGTTGGCGGGTCTCGAAGGCCAGGGACAGGCCTTGGGCGCAGCACAGATGGG contains:
- the PHRF1 gene encoding PHD and RING finger domain-containing protein 1 isoform X21, which gives rise to MTMKTRPSVGCAAGATGRTVCCSATAATLGGASGRVVLSGMCCRRGRPCCGRRSRERGGGFPALGRRSAHHQPASATRREDPGHRQDTAEREGPSDGEPEPDLHSQEDPARPEVPHVSSAGRDHRSCGRWSEHSCVPAPRAASPCPSEEESSQAAPGLRSQIHEVTEEVKERLPPDGLLPGVQFPWTARARWRLRLFPLLSSSQNPRAACSILQWRSGRRRKVSGRKKTQSRSSVKSRSSGTRSRKRQGRVKKSKGKKIKNEATARSRIARTLGLRRPAHGACIPSVYKPADPSLGLMRADIGAASLSLFGDPYELDPFDSSEEASPSPASPLSIKRRILSRSALRSHQPVARPVSMGLSRRSAPAMAPQPEVDADPGPDLLGSILSGQSFLMMNGADIVIHRDGSLSAKRAAPVSFQRNSVGPSRGAEGAGSGACLQPRETQSGSGPESLGSSCPGRATPGTPPAPPTPAHVPALTLGAAVRLDSLVTLQSGQAQTLSSVSGPSLKQSDGPRFNGDSKHPPPLRSAALKTSNGSSNSPSESTVLGQAPRPAPRRTDISELPRIPKIRRDDRRVGEVPAGGQRVEIPSSCISRLTGREGPGQPGCGARAEGEPSSRGAQEPSTRSGGGPQPPAPLGPSRGKGVGSTFESFRINIPGNTAHSGRVLSPGFCNTFRPVDSKVQRRESPVPLFSVRKTKQLKSEIYDPFNPTGSDSSSASSSPEHPGSGLLPSEITRTISIDSPKAPVLPPVRCVTSYTVQTGMGKEPEPPQGPCSLPELQGEEEPVAQAQRPSPPEPWGDEDPPPRISFGSEGRTVTCVTAVEPDAPPSPDALPATTHRVVELRSPTRSRSRSSSRGGKKAQRPRVATREHRRARSGSRSSHSGDRSSRSASPPAGEDQAKRHRPKARDRRSSSDRSSSRERTKRRKAKDKSRERRRGSWGRGRRRSRSRSGSPGSSSHEHREGRRKKRRRSGSRSRGRECSPHSSLERARRPRHPWERRERPDRESAARLRDRRGSWERRRRRSRSPSPEHRPREHRRPRSREKRPRPRPPERKLAPKEASPAPLPQGEPRPDREPPARPLALAGTDALLEGSEADKPPTKVPPVLEVPAEYPLEDLDYGDSVEAGHLFEDFSNEAIFMQLDDMSSPPSPESTDSSPERGLLPKPTGPPAGQQHDAGLAVAIIRREVSRIHGEDVAQPLPRMEGPREEHLLQQDAAEAATAPCALGGQAMGGAPAGKEEGPSQNPLLRVKALVKRVTWDLQEVESGAPAEDRGLRTPLHRPQKPRETEDAGPVAAFQQAPFSEPPPPGYVLPEPGFPDADPSQVQSLNLPPTPALPSSVPPYAPVSQPAVQFLLQGSLPLMGCGVAQSPAPVPTVLTAASEPAGHAATVTTAAANSSEERTAAPRPASEKTKNEEYMKKLHVQERAVEEVKLAIKPFYQKREVTKDEYKDILRKAVQKICHSKSGEINPVKVGNLVKAYVDKYRHMRRHRRAEAGEEPPAQGAEG